One genomic window of Gossypium hirsutum isolate 1008001.06 chromosome D11, Gossypium_hirsutum_v2.1, whole genome shotgun sequence includes the following:
- the LOC107886110 gene encoding probable disease resistance protein RF9 — MEQLRHLYLPWRCKSRTKLKLGTLRKLLTLVNFNTKNCYLKDLINMTNLRELEIYGPFNIENFNEEELGENPPIIGSKYLHSLSIINYIWRTRISRSKTFGRLFSGCTSICKLIIVSNISKLPDCHSLSSNLADIKLSLYNLEEDPMPTLEKLANLRILKLVSFEGKEMFCSAQGFPKLESLSLSGLHNLKEWNVDEGAMPSLQRLEIWECRQLKMLPEGLRFITTLSLMGKTFKHRLEEGGEDFYKVKHVPNIIFHACYLY; from the coding sequence ATGGAGCAACTAAGACATTTATATCTCCCTTGGAGATGTAAAAGCAGAACTAAGTTGAAGTTGGGTACTTTAAGAAAACTCCTAACACTTGTGAACTTCAACACCAAGAATTGTTATCTGAAGGATCTGATCAACATGACAAATCTTAGAGAGTTGGAGATTTATGGGCCCTTTAATATTGAAAATTTCAATGAGGAGGAGTTGGGCGAGAATCCACCCATAATCGGAAGTAAATATCTTCATTCCTTGTCTATTATTAACTATATATGGCGAACACGGATCAGTAGATCCAAAACATTTGGCCGTCTCTTTTCTGGCTGTACAAGTATTTGCAAGTTGATTATAGTTTCAAATATAAGTAAGTTACCAGATTGCCACTCCTTGTCTTCAAATCTCGCTGACATAAAATTGAGTTTGTACAACCTTGAGGAAGATCCAATGCCAACACTAGAGAAGCTGGCTAACTTAAGGATTCTTAAACTCGTGTCTTTCGAAGGAAAGGAAATGTTTTGCTCTGCTCAGGGTTTTCCTAAACTTGAGTCTCTAAGCCTTTCGGGTCTCCACAATTTGAAGGAGTGGAACGTGGATGAAGGAGCCATGCCTTCTCTTCAGCGATTGGAGATTTGGGAATGCCGTCAGTTGAAGATGCTTCCAGAGGGATTGAGGTTCATTACAACCCTCAGTTTAATGGGAAAGACATTCAAACATAGATTGGAGGAAGGAGGAGAAGATTTCTACAAAGTCAAACATGTTCCTAATATCATATTCCATGCCTGTTACCTATATTGA